From the genome of Persephonella atlantica:
ATCGTTATCCTTATCAAAAACAACCCTAACATTATCTCTATATCCATACTCTTTCTGAACAGCCGCCCTTATTCCTTCTATAAGAGCTTTCTCTATTATATCCTCCGGAACATTCTTCTCTTTTGCTACTGCCTCTATAACATTTTTCAACTTTACTGCCATTTTACTCTCCACCTTTTATAAATTCCAGATTTGCCTTTGAAACAAGATTCAAAGGTATTTCGTATCTCTCTTCCTCCGTTTCAACAATTATTCTGTCATCTTCTAAACCCTTCAATTTTCCTTCAAAAACATTTTTTCCATTTATAGGCTCTTTTGTGACGATCTTTATGTCTCTACCCTTAAATATCTCATACTCTTCTCTATTTTTCAGCTTCCTCTCCAGTCCAGGAGACGAAACTTCCAATATGTAGGAAAACGGTATTAAATCTTCAACATCAAGTAGCGTTCCTATTCTTCTGCTGACCCATTCACAGTCTTCTATGCTTGTACCTTCCGGATTATAAACATATATTCTGAGGATAGGTTTCCCTCCTGTTGAAAACTCTACATCAACCAACTTCAAACCCCTCTCTTCCAATAGAGGAAGGAGCAGTTCCTTCACCCTTTCTATTATCTCTTCTCTCAAAATACACCACCCCTTTTGTTTTTCAGGATTTAATATAAGGATTTTGCAATTAAATTTCAAAATCTAAAGGGATAGAACTTCTTCCTCTTTCCTTTCAGCCAGTTGATTAATTTCTTTAATGTATCTGTCTGTTATCTTCTGAAGCTGTTCAAGGGCTTTTTTTACTTCGTCTTCAGAGAACCCTTCCTTTTTAAGCTCTTCCAACTTTTCTTTATCGTCTCTTCTCACGTTTCTTACAGCTATTCTTGCTTCTTCAGCAAGCTTTCCTATATACTTCACTATCTCTCTTCTTCTTTCTTCTGTCATAGGTGGAAGTATCAACCTGATAGTGTTTCCTTCCGTCTGTGGATTTGCACCTATATTTGCTTCTTTCAATGCTTTTTCCACAAGTGGTACTGCATTCTGATCCCATATCTGAAGGACAATCTGTGAAGGCTCAGGGATTGTTATTGTTGCAAGCTGTTTTATAGGCATCTCAACCCCATAGTAATCAACTTTTATATTTTCAACGATGGCCGTTGATGCTCTTGATGTTCTTATTCCTGCAAGCTCTTCTTTAAACTTTTCCACAGCCTTTTTCATTCTCTTTTCTGCATCTTTCAGATATTCCTGGATCATCCCAACCTCCTTGTTATATCTGCAAAAGTTAACATTTTATTATATCATGTTTACTCTGGTTTTATCTGGTGGTATGGATTTGTCTAGTTGGTTTATGCTATAATTCTTTTTTGTTAAAAATTAAAGATGTCAGGAGGTTTTCATTTATGTCAATCACAGCAGAAAGAAAACAGGAACTTATAAAGAAGTTTGGAAGGTTTGAAGGGGATACAGGTTCTCCAGAAGTTCAGATTGCAATACTGACAGAAAGAATTAAAAATCTTACAGAGCATATCAAGAAGAACAAAAAGGACCTCCACTCCAGAAGGGGTCTTATCGGAATGGTGAATAAGAGAAGAAAACTTCTTAACTATCTGAAGAGAAAAAATCCTGAAAGGTATCAGCAGATTGTTCAGGAACTTGGAATAAGAGAATCAACCGGGGAGAAATAAATGGGTGAAGTAGGGGAGTTTACCGTCAATAAGGTTGAAACAACAGTAAACGGAGTAAGTTACTCTATTGAAACAGGTTATTTTGCCAATCAGGCAAACGGAGCTGTAATTGTAAGACAGGGGGAAACAGCCGTTCTTGTTACCGCCGTTATGTCGGAAGAGGCTCAGGCTGACATTGATTTTTTTCCTCTAACTGTTGAGTACAGGGAAAAAACATATGCTTACGGTAAAATCCCCGGTGGATTTGTTAAAAGAGAAGGAAAGCCATCTGTAAGGGAAATTCTTGTATCCCGTCTTATTGACAGACCTATAAGACCGATGTTCCCTAAAGGTTTCTTCAACGATGTTGTTATCACTGCAATGACCCTTTCTGCAGATGACAGATATGACCCTGACGTTCTTGCAATAGTTGGGGCATCTGCTGCACTTCATCTGTCAGAAGCACCGTTTGAGGGACCTATTGCAGGTGTCAGGGTTGCAAGGGTAAATGGTGAGTTTATTGTAAATCCTACCTACCAGCAGAGAAACGAGTCTGATATAGACATTGTAGTTGCAGGTTCAAAAGATGCTATTGTGATGGTTGAAGGTGGTAGTGAAGAAGTTTCCGAGGAAACAATTCTGGATGCGATAATGTTCGCACATGAAGAGATTAAAAAAC
Proteins encoded in this window:
- the rpsO gene encoding 30S ribosomal protein S15; this translates as MSITAERKQELIKKFGRFEGDTGSPEVQIAILTERIKNLTEHIKKNKKDLHSRRGLIGMVNKRRKLLNYLKRKNPERYQQIVQELGIRESTGEK
- the rimP gene encoding ribosome maturation factor RimP; translated protein: MREEIIERVKELLLPLLEERGLKLVDVEFSTGGKPILRIYVYNPEGTSIEDCEWVSRRIGTLLDVEDLIPFSYILEVSSPGLERKLKNREEYEIFKGRDIKIVTKEPINGKNVFEGKLKGLEDDRIIVETEEERYEIPLNLVSKANLEFIKGGE
- the frr gene encoding ribosome recycling factor — protein: MIQEYLKDAEKRMKKAVEKFKEELAGIRTSRASTAIVENIKVDYYGVEMPIKQLATITIPEPSQIVLQIWDQNAVPLVEKALKEANIGANPQTEGNTIRLILPPMTEERRREIVKYIGKLAEEARIAVRNVRRDDKEKLEELKKEGFSEDEVKKALEQLQKITDRYIKEINQLAERKEEEVLSL